The proteins below are encoded in one region of Pseudomonadota bacterium:
- the nth gene encoding endonuclease III: MPKASHTLAARLLSAADIELVYQRLKAAMPGRTPTAKGPKDQPDPFRSCISCMLSAQSRDANTAAATNALFALAKTPQAMLALDDQRIAAAIKPAGLYNMKARNIRKFCTALIEDHGSVVPSTREGLLSLPGIGRKCADIVMSFTFGADVIAVDTHVHRVANRLGLARGKTEAQTAQSLEDRSPDWAKADGHFWLLQFGKTICTARSPKCDGCVVSDVCVWPEKA, encoded by the coding sequence ATGCCCAAAGCATCTCACACCCTTGCCGCGCGGCTCCTCAGCGCGGCTGATATCGAGCTGGTCTATCAACGTTTGAAGGCCGCCATGCCGGGTCGGACGCCAACTGCAAAAGGGCCGAAGGATCAGCCCGATCCATTCCGGTCCTGCATCTCCTGCATGCTTTCAGCTCAGAGCCGCGACGCAAACACAGCGGCGGCAACCAATGCGTTGTTCGCGCTGGCCAAAACGCCGCAAGCGATGCTTGCACTTGATGATCAACGTATCGCAGCGGCGATCAAACCTGCTGGCCTTTACAACATGAAAGCCCGCAATATCCGGAAATTCTGCACGGCCCTGATAGAGGACCATGGCAGCGTCGTGCCATCGACGCGCGAGGGCTTGCTCAGCCTACCGGGTATCGGCCGCAAATGCGCCGATATCGTCATGAGCTTCACGTTCGGCGCGGACGTGATCGCGGTTGACACCCATGTGCACCGTGTTGCCAACCGCCTTGGGCTTGCGCGCGGCAAAACCGAAGCCCAAACCGCGCAGAGCCTCGAAGATCGCTCCCCCGACTGGGCCAAGGCAGACGGTCATTTTTGGCTTCTGCAGTTCGGCAAAACGATTTGCACCGCTCGGTCTCCCAAGTGCGATGGGTGTGTAGTGTCCGACGTTTGCGTCTGGCCGGAGAAGGCCTAA
- the modA gene encoding molybdate ABC transporter substrate-binding protein produces the protein MIRIVLAMLLVLLANPSRAEPLTVFAAASLKNAFDAIADAFETQSGSQVVVSYAGTSVLARQIEQGAPADVFLSAHPDWMTYARENGLVIEASIQTFASNHITVVEPTFAAASISFDLTVPDDWLERLGDDGRLAIGLTSAVPAGIYASQALEALGLTEVLRPRLAETDNVRAALLLVARGETPLGIVYATDARAEERVRVVARIPAGTHAPIAYQAARTTGSNHPSTDALLDYLSGSAARTVLEEQGFRVQSGDQDHDGEARLE, from the coding sequence ATGATCCGTATCGTGCTCGCAATGCTGCTGGTGCTGCTGGCAAACCCTTCGCGCGCGGAACCGTTGACCGTTTTCGCTGCTGCAAGCTTAAAGAACGCGTTTGATGCAATCGCGGATGCATTCGAGACACAATCCGGGTCACAGGTCGTTGTTTCTTACGCCGGGACGTCCGTTCTGGCGCGGCAGATCGAGCAAGGTGCTCCGGCCGATGTTTTTCTTTCGGCGCATCCCGACTGGATGACCTACGCGCGTGAAAACGGCCTTGTCATCGAAGCGAGTATTCAGACGTTCGCCAGCAATCACATCACCGTTGTTGAGCCGACTTTTGCAGCAGCATCGATCAGCTTTGATCTCACCGTACCGGATGACTGGTTGGAAAGGCTGGGGGATGATGGGCGACTGGCGATCGGTTTAACATCAGCGGTACCGGCGGGGATTTATGCGAGCCAAGCGTTGGAGGCCTTGGGTTTGACGGAGGTACTGCGCCCGCGCCTGGCGGAGACGGACAATGTGCGGGCTGCGCTGCTGCTGGTTGCCCGCGGGGAGACGCCGCTCGGTATCGTCTACGCCACCGATGCGAGGGCGGAGGAGCGCGTTCGCGTTGTTGCACGCATTCCTGCCGGGACGCATGCGCCCATCGCTTACCAGGCGGCCCGCACGACCGGTAGCAACCACCCTTCGACAGATGCCCTTCTGGACTACCTGTCTGGTTCTGCGGCCCGGACAGTCCTCGAGGAGCAGGGTTTTCGTGTTCAATCCGGTGACCAGGATCACGATGGGGAAGCCCGCCTTGAATAG
- a CDS encoding patatin-like phospholipase family protein, translating into MSRAPKRKKTAQTKTKMVNLALQGGGAHGAFTWGVLDRILEDGRLRFDGISGTSAGAMNAVSLADGWYQEGAEGAREKLEHFWRGISRNGSFSITDQQSELLDRLMSFWMWPMLPGGGKADFTKFFPSAPWANPFVSQLTSPYDVNPLNINPLRDVVEKLIDFDRVHSCNDFKLFIAATRVYSGKIRVFRRSDVTADAVLASACLPYAFQAVEIDDEPYWDGGYTGNPAIWPFFTETECEDIVLIQINPLERRETPKTSQEILERISEITFNSSLLREFRAIDFVNRLIDAGKLESSGYKRNRIHRIDASEELAALGAGSKFNTSWAFFTRLRDIGRNAATEFLSAHYDDVGVTSTVDLRGAFS; encoded by the coding sequence TTGAGCCGCGCACCAAAACGCAAGAAAACCGCCCAGACCAAGACCAAGATGGTCAATCTCGCTCTTCAAGGTGGCGGTGCACATGGGGCGTTCACCTGGGGGGTGCTTGATCGTATTCTTGAAGATGGACGTCTACGCTTCGACGGTATCTCCGGCACCAGCGCCGGCGCGATGAACGCTGTTTCTCTGGCTGATGGCTGGTATCAGGAAGGCGCAGAGGGTGCGCGTGAGAAACTTGAGCATTTCTGGCGCGGTATTTCGCGCAATGGCTCGTTTTCGATCACCGATCAGCAAAGCGAGTTGCTTGACCGGCTGATGAGTTTCTGGATGTGGCCGATGTTGCCCGGCGGGGGTAAGGCAGACTTCACGAAGTTCTTCCCCAGCGCGCCGTGGGCCAACCCCTTTGTTTCGCAGTTGACGAGCCCTTACGATGTCAATCCGCTGAACATCAATCCGCTGCGCGATGTCGTCGAAAAGCTGATTGATTTCGATCGCGTCCATTCTTGCAATGATTTCAAGCTGTTCATCGCAGCCACGCGGGTCTATTCGGGTAAGATCCGGGTGTTTCGGCGGTCCGATGTTACCGCGGACGCGGTGCTGGCGTCTGCTTGCTTGCCCTATGCCTTTCAGGCGGTCGAGATCGACGATGAGCCTTATTGGGATGGCGGTTACACCGGTAACCCGGCGATCTGGCCGTTCTTCACCGAGACCGAGTGCGAAGACATCGTGCTTATTCAGATTAATCCTCTGGAGCGCAGGGAAACGCCAAAAACGAGCCAGGAGATTCTTGAGCGCATCTCCGAGATCACCTTCAATTCCTCTTTGCTGCGGGAGTTTCGCGCGATCGATTTCGTCAATCGCCTTATCGACGCGGGAAAGCTTGAGAGCAGCGGCTACAAGCGCAATCGCATCCATAGAATTGATGCCAGCGAGGAGCTTGCCGCGCTTGGTGCTGGCTCGAAGTTCAACACAAGTTGGGCCTTTTTCACACGCCTTCGCGATATTGGCCGCAATGCGGCCACGGAGTTCTTGTCTGCGCACTATGATGATGTCGGCGTGACGTCGACTGTCGATTTGCGCGGCGCGTTCTCGTAA
- a CDS encoding glutathione S-transferase C-terminal domain-containing protein, whose protein sequence is MGMLLDGQWHHDADLSMKDGAYRRENSALPDALDDPTLAALAGTPGRFVLVASASCPWSHGAVLAHHFKGFSPALCIHMAGGPRIEGYALRPSGPLEFLGFAHLHQLYTATDPAYTGRSTVPVLWDMESGRIVSNDSTNIMRAFDKCGVGPALFPTDRANELDGFMAWLFEGLSNAVYRAGKAQRQDEYENATASVYATLEAVEERLSDQPYLFGATVTAADIRLFATLVRYDTVYATHFRCTRHRLMDFPALWRFTRRIFQLPGIAQTVDFDEIRRGYYLNDGSHNPFGLVADQPMIDWWDRSDLD, encoded by the coding sequence ATGGGCATGCTCCTCGATGGTCAATGGCATCATGATGCAGACCTGTCCATGAAGGACGGAGCGTATCGGCGTGAAAACAGCGCGCTGCCCGACGCTCTGGACGATCCGACCCTGGCTGCGTTGGCTGGGACGCCCGGTCGCTTCGTACTGGTTGCCTCGGCAAGCTGCCCGTGGTCGCACGGAGCCGTTCTTGCCCATCACTTCAAAGGCTTTTCGCCGGCGCTCTGTATCCATATGGCCGGGGGACCCCGCATAGAGGGTTATGCGCTACGGCCGTCCGGGCCATTAGAATTCCTGGGATTTGCGCACCTTCATCAGCTCTACACAGCCACGGATCCGGCCTATACGGGCCGGTCCACCGTTCCGGTGCTTTGGGACATGGAATCCGGGCGCATCGTATCGAATGATTCGACGAATATCATGCGGGCTTTCGACAAGTGCGGCGTCGGGCCAGCTCTCTTTCCAACCGACCGCGCCAATGAGCTTGATGGGTTTATGGCGTGGCTGTTCGAGGGGCTCTCCAACGCGGTTTATCGGGCTGGAAAGGCGCAGCGGCAGGACGAGTATGAAAACGCGACGGCGAGCGTCTATGCGACGCTTGAGGCCGTTGAAGAACGGTTGTCCGATCAGCCCTATCTGTTCGGCGCGACTGTGACGGCTGCGGATATCCGACTGTTTGCCACGCTCGTGCGCTACGATACGGTTTATGCCACCCATTTTCGATGCACCCGACACCGATTGATGGACTTTCCGGCGCTGTGGCGCTTCACGCGCCGGATTTTCCAGCTGCCGGGCATTGCTCAGACTGTCGATTTCGATGAGATCAGGCGTGGCTATTACCTAAACGATGGCTCCCACAATCCCTTTGGCCTCGTGGCCGATCAGCCGATGATTGATTGGTGGGACCGCAGTGACCTCGACTGA
- a CDS encoding pentapeptide repeat-containing protein codes for MAEEEAGSDKLDIDNMYLCGSSFNRVNLSGTTFTDTVIAGATFNDVNASGFTFENVNFSESKLHNVNLTNVAVSYVTMNGFSVTGGQMVASRFDDVNLTGASISNSNLSGMTIDGILVSDLLKKWNDG; via the coding sequence ATGGCGGAAGAGGAAGCCGGCTCGGACAAGCTCGACATCGATAACATGTATCTGTGCGGGTCGTCCTTCAACCGGGTGAATCTGTCGGGTACCACCTTTACCGATACCGTCATTGCCGGCGCGACCTTCAACGATGTGAACGCTTCGGGCTTCACATTTGAGAATGTGAATTTCTCTGAATCAAAACTGCACAATGTGAACCTGACCAATGTGGCAGTCAGCTATGTGACGATGAATGGGTTTTCGGTAACAGGCGGGCAGATGGTCGCTTCGCGCTTTGATGATGTGAATCTCACTGGCGCATCGATTTCGAACTCGAACCTGTCGGGCATGACGATCGATGGCATTCTCGTCAGCGATCTTTTGAAGAAGTGGAACGACGGTTGA
- a CDS encoding MmcQ/YjbR family DNA-binding protein, with translation MLDRPAFDALCEALPATFMVVQWGDAHVWKVGNADKNKVFAMSTFWVGKDGVDADNPRNGQHALVFKVAPMSFEMLTQKRGITQAPYMAKGQWVRVTESSPLTDEDLEAYIGQAHRIMAGGLTKKLQAELGLVDWVAGAAR, from the coding sequence ATGCTTGATCGTCCTGCATTCGATGCGCTCTGCGAGGCCCTGCCGGCCACATTCATGGTCGTACAGTGGGGGGATGCGCATGTGTGGAAGGTGGGGAACGCCGACAAAAACAAAGTGTTTGCCATGTCCACCTTCTGGGTCGGTAAGGACGGCGTGGATGCCGACAACCCCCGCAATGGCCAGCATGCTCTGGTGTTCAAAGTAGCTCCGATGAGCTTTGAGATGCTGACGCAGAAGCGCGGTATCACGCAGGCACCGTACATGGCGAAAGGCCAGTGGGTGAGGGTCACCGAAAGCAGTCCGCTGACCGATGAAGACCTTGAAGCCTATATCGGGCAAGCGCATCGGATCATGGCTGGCGGGCTGACCAAGAAGCTTCAAGCTGAACTGGGACTAGTGGACTGGGTGGCGGGAGCGGCCCGATGA
- a CDS encoding 3-hydroxybutyrate dehydrogenase produces MALELDLSGHVAVVTGSTSGIGLGVAEAMAKAGAKVALNSHLDRDEDYAIAKDLADKTGVEVEYIQADMSKGDDCVALVEKATEKLGTVDILVNNAGIQYVAPVEDFPPAKWDAIIAINLTSAFHTIRAAVPGMKEKKWGRIINIASAHGLTASPYKSAYVSAKHGIVGLTKTIALELAECGGTCNAICPGYVLTPLIEGQIPDQMKAHNMSREDVIKNVMLDRQPTKEFVTIEQMGTFAVFLASDMGAQITGSALPADGGWTAM; encoded by the coding sequence ATGGCACTGGAATTAGACCTAAGCGGACACGTTGCGGTGGTGACAGGATCGACTTCGGGTATCGGCCTAGGGGTCGCCGAAGCCATGGCAAAAGCGGGCGCAAAGGTTGCTCTCAACTCCCATCTGGATCGTGACGAAGACTACGCGATTGCCAAGGATCTGGCCGACAAGACAGGCGTGGAGGTCGAGTACATTCAGGCTGATATGTCCAAGGGCGACGACTGCGTCGCGCTGGTTGAGAAGGCGACGGAGAAGCTGGGGACCGTCGATATTCTCGTCAACAATGCCGGAATTCAATACGTCGCGCCGGTCGAGGACTTCCCGCCGGCCAAATGGGACGCGATCATCGCGATCAACCTGACGTCTGCGTTCCACACCATCCGTGCCGCCGTGCCGGGGATGAAGGAAAAAAAGTGGGGCAGGATCATCAACATCGCCTCCGCCCACGGCCTGACAGCATCGCCCTACAAAAGCGCCTATGTTTCAGCCAAGCACGGCATTGTTGGCCTAACGAAAACGATCGCGCTGGAACTTGCCGAATGCGGCGGTACCTGCAACGCTATCTGCCCCGGCTACGTGCTGACGCCGCTGATCGAGGGGCAGATCCCCGATCAGATGAAAGCGCACAACATGTCGCGTGAGGATGTCATCAAGAACGTGATGCTTGACCGTCAGCCGACCAAGGAGTTCGTGACCATCGAGCAGATGGGCACATTCGCGGTCTTCCTTGCCTCCGATATGGGCGCCCAGATCACGGGCTCTGCGCTGCCTGCCGATGGCGGTTGGACTGCGATGTAG
- the modB gene encoding molybdate ABC transporter permease subunit: MAQWLAQQVGWLAEPEWQAVVLSLQVAFWAVLASLPFGLLAAYALARWRFPGHGILNALIHLPLVLPPVVTGYLLLIGFGRQGPIGSFFEETFGFRFAFEWTGAALACAVMSFPLMVRAIRLSLEAVDPKLEDAAATLGSSRLRVLRTVTLPLALPGIIAGLVLAFAKAMGEFGATITFVSNIPGRTQTIPTAIYAFLQVPGGEESAFRLIAVSIGVSIAAVVISEVLARGVQAGRRENE; the protein is encoded by the coding sequence ATGGCGCAGTGGCTTGCGCAGCAGGTTGGCTGGCTTGCGGAACCCGAATGGCAAGCTGTCGTGCTGTCGCTCCAGGTTGCGTTCTGGGCGGTGCTTGCGAGCTTACCCTTCGGGCTTCTGGCAGCCTACGCACTGGCGCGTTGGCGTTTCCCCGGCCATGGCATCCTCAATGCTCTGATCCATCTTCCACTTGTCCTGCCGCCCGTCGTCACCGGCTATCTGCTTTTGATCGGTTTCGGCCGCCAGGGCCCGATAGGCTCCTTTTTCGAGGAGACCTTCGGCTTTCGTTTCGCCTTTGAATGGACTGGAGCGGCGCTTGCCTGCGCGGTGATGAGTTTTCCGCTCATGGTCCGGGCAATCCGCCTATCTCTTGAAGCGGTCGACCCGAAGCTCGAGGATGCTGCAGCCACCCTTGGATCAAGCAGGTTGCGGGTCTTACGAACGGTCACGCTGCCTTTAGCACTTCCGGGCATCATCGCTGGGTTGGTTCTCGCCTTTGCGAAGGCCATGGGCGAGTTCGGCGCAACGATCACCTTTGTCTCCAATATCCCCGGTCGAACCCAGACAATCCCAACCGCAATCTACGCTTTCCTGCAGGTCCCCGGCGGCGAAGAAAGCGCGTTTCGCCTGATCGCGGTCTCGATCGGCGTCTCGATTGCAGCGGTTGTGATCTCCGAGGTTCTGGCACGGGGTGTGCAGGCTGGACGCCGGGAAAACGAATAA